In Candidatus Effluviviaceae Genus I sp., a single window of DNA contains:
- a CDS encoding sigma-70 family RNA polymerase sigma factor — MPAPGGMNGPAVSDRDLVARALGGDDSAYAELVSRYADLVHTIAARIVGEADAEDVAQEAFVRAHGALAGFRGDSKFSSWLYRIAVNRSLTHLKRRRRRPEPVDLGPGADGLALTLPSRGPDPERLVLDDEFRRRVRRAVGALPPRYRAAVTLFYLEERNYAEVAGALGIPVNTLKTHLHRARAMLREALADEASERGRNE, encoded by the coding sequence ATGCCGGCTCCCGGCGGGATGAACGGCCCCGCGGTCAGCGACCGCGATCTCGTGGCCCGCGCGCTGGGCGGGGACGATTCGGCCTACGCGGAGCTGGTCTCCCGCTACGCAGACCTCGTCCACACGATCGCCGCGCGGATCGTGGGGGAGGCGGACGCCGAGGACGTCGCGCAGGAGGCGTTCGTCAGGGCGCACGGGGCGCTCGCGGGGTTCCGGGGCGACTCGAAGTTCTCGAGCTGGCTCTACCGCATCGCCGTGAACCGGTCGCTCACGCATCTCAAGCGTCGGAGGCGGCGGCCGGAGCCGGTGGACCTCGGTCCGGGAGCCGACGGCCTGGCCCTGACACTCCCGTCGCGCGGGCCGGACCCGGAGCGGCTCGTTCTGGACGACGAGTTCCGGCGCCGAGTGAGGCGCGCCGTCGGGGCGCTCCCGCCGCGGTACCGGGCGGCCGTGACGCTGTTCTACCTTGAGGAGAGGAACTACGCGGAGGTCGCAGGCGCTCTCGGGATCCCCGTGAACACGCTCAAGACCCATCTTCACCGGGCGCGGGCGATGCTGCGCGAGGCGCTTGCCGACGAGGCTTCGGAACGTGGGAGGAACGAGTGA